ACCATATTGGGACACAATGCTTAAAACAGGTAATTTTTACTATTTTGGGAAGTAGACATGGGCTGTGCAGCATTTCAGCGAAATTTAAAAAAAGGATTCAGAGCGAAGTGGCCTCCCTCTCTGTACGAGTTGAGAGCAACAGTGGACAGCCCTCGTTCGTATTTATACACAGGAACACACATTTCTGGGAAGGACTTACGTTACTTGGTTTGGAAGATAActactgtttttttttagcCTGTGCATCCAATCATCATAATAATACATATACCATATACTCAACAGGATGTTACAATTCAAACTGGTACTACTGGGTGACTCGTCCGTTGGTAAGTCCTCTATAGTGCACCGTTTTGTGAAGGATACATTTGACGAGCTGCGGGAGTCGACGATTGGTGCGGCGTTTCTGTCGCAGACTATAAAAGTGGAGAGTGAGGACCAACAGGAGGTGGTTATcaagtttgaaatttgGGACACGGCAGGGCAAGAGAGGTACAAATCTTTGGCCCCCATGTACTATAGAAACGCAAATGCTGCTCTGGTTGTCTACGACGTTACACAGGAGGATTCGCTGAATAAGGCTAAGGCGTGGGtggaggagttgaagaatAAAGTGGGCGATGAGGATCTGGTCATTTTTCTCGTCGGTAACAAAGTTGATCTCTGCGAGGGGAGCGACAACGAGGATAAGAGGGCCGTCGCTGCGACTCTGGCCAAGCAGTACGCGGAGGATCAAGGGTTGATGTTCGATGAGGTCAGTGCTAAGACGGGACACGGCGTGAAAGAGGTGTTCCAAGCAATTGGACAGAGATTGTACGATACTAAGAAAGAGGAACTGGCGACGAGGCAGAGGGGGAATGGTAACGACGGCCAAGTCGACATCAATGTCCCAAGACCATCGACAAACGACACCACGGGCTGTTGTAGCTGAATCTCTATAAAGAAACAACCCTAAAACGTCACATATATAAGCAAAGTTATAGCGCAATAATATtaaacaccaaaaaaatacgtGTTCATCCGCGTTCTATGCTGTGTGAATCAGTTTAGATTTTACACCTAAGCGATAATGTTGAAGGGCACTAGACAGAGCAATGaatgagaaaaaaaagaagaaaccgTTTACATTATAATATACATACGtacgaagaagaaagttgGAGGAGGGGGAAGCAGAGGAGATGATGAATTTACCTGTGCTTCATCACCTCGGAGGTTATGAACTCACCGTTTAAGCCAATGGCTGGACATTGTCAGCGTATTGACCACCGAAGTTCCCAGCAGACTGGTAAGAACAGATGACGTAGTCACCCCAGTAACTCCCACAGCTCTTAGAGGCACAACCAACTTGGGTAGTGCTCTTCCAGACAACTTGGGTGAAATGACCAGTGTTCTCGCTGAAACCTGGGTTACCGTAGTTGTATTGAGAGATCTCATCGTACCACGCATCCACTGCACCAGCAATACCGTAACCTTGGGAAAGGTTTTCACCGTATGGCCCACCAGAGTGGACCAAGTTACCTGAACAGTCGTAACTGTTAGCGTAGTTTTGCGCGTAGCTGGCCAATTCATCGGACCAGGTTAGAGAGGGGGTATTCTGATGCAGGGCTCTCTTGGCGTTATGTTCGTTCAACAGCTCGTTAGCGAAATCAGATAGTCCGCTGTTCGAAGATTGGGTGGTCGTGGCGGCCTGTTGAGCAACGGTAGTAGTGGCAGGAGCGATGGTAGTGGCATCTTCCGT
This sequence is a window from Huiozyma naganishii CBS 8797 chromosome 3, complete genome. Protein-coding genes within it:
- the YPT52 gene encoding Rab family GTPase YPT52 (similar to Saccharomyces cerevisiae YPT52 (YKR014C); ancestral locus Anc_1.289); this encodes MLQFKLVLLGDSSVGKSSIVHRFVKDTFDELRESTIGAAFLSQTIKVESEDQQEVVIKFEIWDTAGQERYKSLAPMYYRNANAALVVYDVTQEDSLNKAKAWVEELKNKVGDEDLVIFLVGNKVDLCEGSDNEDKRAVAATLAKQYAEDQGLMFDEVSAKTGHGVKEVFQAIGQRLYDTKKEELATRQRGNGNDGQVDINVPRPSTNDTTGCCS
- the PRY2 gene encoding sterol-binding protein (similar to Saccharomyces cerevisiae PRY1 (YJL079C) and PRY2 (YKR013W); ancestral locus Anc_1.291), translated to MKFSTVALLSAVTAGALAAPAAVTVTEHVHNQATVMVKGVVYVTDGQTMTTFATVVADDNTAATPAPTATPAVKQALNDADFESPTTVAATDAATPTTEDATTIAPATTTVAQQAATTTQSSNSGLSDFANELLNEHNAKRALHQNTPSLTWSDELASYAQNYANSYDCSGNLVHSGGPYGENLSQGYGIAGAVDAWYDEISQYNYGNPGFSENTGHFTQVVWKSTTQVGCASKSCGSYWGDYVICSYQSAGNFGGQYADNVQPLA